The following proteins are co-located in the Neisseria sp. Marseille-Q6792 genome:
- a CDS encoding gamma carbonic anhydrase family protein, with product MNAIRTFQNHTPEIHETCMIDEACVVIGEVSLAEDVSVWPCAVLRGDVNSIVVGARSNIQDGSVLHVSHKTAAKPEGSPLVIGEDVTVGHKAMLHGCRIGNRVLVGMGSTVLDDAVIEDEVMIGAGSLVPPRKRLEGGYLYVGSPVRQVRVLTDDEKAFLKYSAAHYVRLSQQYRQAE from the coding sequence ATGAACGCAATCCGAACTTTCCAAAACCACACTCCCGAAATTCACGAAACCTGCATGATAGACGAAGCGTGCGTCGTCATCGGCGAAGTGTCGCTTGCCGAAGACGTTTCCGTGTGGCCGTGCGCCGTGTTGCGCGGCGATGTGAACAGCATTGTCGTCGGTGCGCGCAGCAATATACAGGACGGCAGCGTTTTGCATGTTTCCCACAAAACTGCTGCCAAACCCGAAGGATCGCCGCTGGTTATCGGAGAAGATGTAACCGTCGGACACAAAGCCATGCTGCACGGCTGCCGTATCGGCAACCGCGTCTTGGTCGGTATGGGCAGCACCGTTTTGGATGATGCCGTGATTGAGGACGAAGTGATGATCGGCGCGGGCAGCCTCGTGCCTCCGCGCAAACGTTTGGAGGGCGGCTATCTTTATGTCGGTTCGCCGGTCAGACAAGTGCGCGTGTTGACCGATGATGAAAAAGCCTTTTTGAAGTATTCCGCCGCGCATTATGTAAGGCTGTCGCAACAATACCGACAAGCGGAATAA
- a CDS encoding DUF4376 domain-containing protein: MSENQYPPTKPVCQLDADNLYLHQTVANLDPLAADGGYLLPAGCVDTQPPETRAGFAARWLPERAEWQYLPDHRGKTAYRTDDGAKVQVEQVGELPAELTLLPRENEYQTWDAKAKAWVLPPDVAARLKAEQQDEMWERIKAKRYDNLRHGVYAKSVGKWFQTDDATRLQYLALALESVTGGFKKPINWKTMDNSFLQLTPDLLREIMQTMHDNEQADFANAEKHKAAMLKAENPLEYDYSGGWTANYEQIEDGETNR; this comes from the coding sequence ATGAGCGAAAACCAATACCCGCCAACCAAGCCCGTCTGCCAGTTGGATGCCGACAACCTCTACCTGCACCAAACCGTGGCCAACCTCGACCCGCTGGCCGCAGACGGCGGCTACCTATTGCCGGCCGGCTGCGTGGACACCCAGCCGCCCGAAACCCGCGCAGGCTTCGCCGCCCGCTGGCTACCCGAAAGGGCCGAATGGCAATACCTGCCCGACCATCGCGGCAAAACCGCCTACCGCACCGACGACGGTGCGAAGGTGCAGGTTGAACAGGTGGGCGAGCTGCCCGCCGAGCTGACCCTGCTGCCGCGAGAGAACGAATATCAGACGTGGGATGCCAAAGCGAAGGCTTGGGTATTGCCTCCGGACGTTGCCGCCCGGCTCAAAGCCGAACAGCAGGATGAGATGTGGGAGCGCATCAAGGCCAAGCGTTACGACAACCTGCGGCACGGGGTGTACGCCAAATCGGTCGGCAAGTGGTTTCAGACCGACGACGCCACGCGCCTGCAATATTTGGCGCTGGCGCTGGAAAGTGTAACGGGCGGTTTTAAAAAGCCCATCAACTGGAAGACGATGGATAACAGCTTTTTACAGCTAACTCCCGATCTGCTGCGCGAAATCATGCAGACTATGCACGATAACGAACAAGCCGACTTTGCCAATGCCGAAAAACACAAAGCGGCCATGCTCAAAGCCGAAAATCCTCTGGAATATGACTACAGCGGCGGCTGGACGGCCAACTATGAGCAAATTGAAGACGGGGAGACCAACAGATGA
- a CDS encoding phage tail protein: MRNDGELRYDGKRLLNADDLAGMIPSGAVMYFAGQTAPTGWLKANGAAVSRTAYAALFAAIGTTYGTGDGRTTFNLPDLRGEFIRGWDDGRGIDSRRALGSGQSDAIRNITGKLDSGQNGALQLFDYIETTGAFGVEKSWKQWTAESNSGNDNIPRAITFDASRVVPTANENRPRNIALLACIKI; the protein is encoded by the coding sequence ATGCGTAACGACGGCGAACTACGCTATGACGGCAAACGCCTGCTCAATGCGGACGACCTCGCCGGCATGATACCCAGCGGCGCCGTGATGTACTTCGCCGGGCAGACCGCCCCAACCGGCTGGCTCAAGGCCAACGGCGCAGCCGTTTCCCGCACCGCCTATGCGGCCCTATTTGCCGCCATCGGTACCACCTACGGCACAGGTGACGGCCGCACCACCTTCAATCTGCCCGACCTGCGCGGTGAATTTATACGCGGCTGGGACGACGGCCGCGGCATCGACAGCAGGCGGGCACTGGGCAGCGGGCAAAGCGACGCCATTCGTAATATCACGGGCAAATTAGACAGCGGCCAAAACGGCGCACTGCAACTGTTCGACTACATCGAGACGACGGGCGCGTTTGGCGTGGAAAAATCATGGAAACAGTGGACAGCCGAAAGCAACAGCGGAAATGACAATATTCCGCGCGCCATCACATTCGACGCATCCCGCGTCGTCCCCACGGCCAACGAAAACCGCCCGCGCAACATCGCATTGTTGGCTTGTATCAAAATTTAA
- a CDS encoding putative phage tail protein: MTYADLLPLYYPPVSYDVRATRQAAERQAEAAIFDGVQTQSAQVLAAAYAPTAGGDITRWERLLGINPPQPGNYARRVADVLAKLNETGGLSIPYFIRLAAAAGYTITISEPQPFRAGVNRAGDRLAREDIMWVWWVDVAAQSQTVWRFRAGSGTAGSRLSQYSDAVIESLFNRLKPAHTAIRFTYR; this comes from the coding sequence ATGACTTACGCTGATTTACTCCCACTCTACTATCCGCCCGTCAGCTACGACGTACGTGCCACCCGGCAGGCCGCCGAGCGGCAGGCGGAAGCCGCCATATTCGACGGCGTGCAAACGCAGTCGGCACAGGTGCTGGCTGCCGCCTACGCCCCCACTGCCGGCGGCGACATCACGCGCTGGGAGCGGCTGCTCGGCATCAATCCGCCGCAGCCCGGCAACTACGCCCGCCGCGTGGCCGATGTGCTGGCAAAACTCAATGAAACCGGCGGCCTGAGCATCCCGTATTTCATCCGGCTGGCTGCCGCAGCCGGCTACACCATTACCATCAGTGAGCCGCAGCCCTTCCGCGCCGGTGTAAACCGCGCCGGCGACCGTCTCGCCCGCGAAGACATTATGTGGGTGTGGTGGGTGGACGTGGCCGCCCAATCGCAAACCGTGTGGCGCTTTCGGGCAGGCAGCGGTACGGCGGGCAGCCGCTTGAGCCAATACAGCGATGCCGTGATCGAGAGCCTGTTCAACCGCCTCAAGCCCGCCCACACCGCCATCCGATTTACTTACCGCTAA
- a CDS encoding baseplate J/gp47 family protein produces the protein MKTKNFEQLRSDYLRDLSNQQPAAHTHPGSDNYARATALAALAEGQYQHQEWILRQVFADTADTAYLEHHCAMYRIWRKAAAAAAGSIRISGAPNTVLPAGLVAQVGDIAYQTGAPGQTDGSGQVLIACHCLSAGATGNQPDNTPAKLQSPPAGIEVDAVLTSMVGGTDIESDAALLDRLLSCLRQPPAGGNAYDYYRWAMDVPGVEAAFVYPLRRGLGTVDVAILTASGLPSPDVVRAVQQYIDERRPVTAKNVQVMAPQRVPLNVSVRVSLADGYTLPAVKDAAERALSAYFATIKPGDTVYKSHIEALISDTPGVRDRVLDSPSANQNAAITPHIQWLALGTFEMTLL, from the coding sequence ATGAAAACCAAAAACTTTGAGCAACTGCGCAGCGACTACCTGCGCGATTTGAGCAACCAACAGCCTGCCGCCCACACCCACCCCGGCAGCGACAATTACGCCCGCGCCACCGCTTTGGCCGCACTGGCCGAGGGGCAATACCAGCATCAAGAGTGGATTTTGCGGCAGGTATTTGCCGATACGGCGGACACCGCCTATTTGGAGCACCATTGCGCCATGTACCGCATTTGGCGCAAAGCGGCTGCCGCAGCGGCGGGCAGCATCCGCATCAGCGGCGCGCCCAATACCGTTCTGCCTGCCGGGCTGGTGGCCCAAGTGGGCGACATTGCCTATCAAACCGGTGCACCGGGTCAAACCGACGGTAGCGGTCAGGTATTGATTGCCTGCCACTGCCTGAGCGCTGGTGCCACCGGTAATCAGCCGGACAACACCCCGGCCAAGCTGCAAAGCCCGCCTGCCGGCATTGAGGTAGATGCCGTGCTTACCAGCATGGTGGGCGGCACCGATATCGAGAGCGATGCCGCGCTGTTAGACAGGCTGCTGTCGTGTTTACGCCAACCACCCGCCGGCGGCAATGCCTACGACTATTACCGCTGGGCAATGGACGTACCGGGGGTAGAGGCGGCATTTGTGTATCCGCTGCGTCGCGGTTTGGGCACGGTAGACGTGGCCATCCTCACCGCTTCCGGCCTGCCGTCACCCGATGTGGTGCGGGCCGTGCAGCAGTATATCGACGAACGCCGCCCGGTTACCGCCAAAAACGTGCAGGTGATGGCGCCGCAACGCGTGCCGCTCAATGTATCAGTGCGCGTATCGCTGGCCGACGGCTACACCCTGCCTGCGGTCAAGGATGCTGCCGAGCGCGCCTTGTCAGCCTATTTCGCGACCATCAAGCCGGGCGACACCGTCTATAAAAGCCATATCGAGGCACTGATTAGCGATACCCCGGGCGTGCGCGACCGCGTGCTCGACAGTCCGTCCGCCAACCAAAACGCCGCCATCACCCCGCACATTCAATGGCTCGCCTTGGGCACGTTTGAGATGACCCTGTTATGA
- a CDS encoding phage GP46 family protein, with the protein MDALLNPATGDYLLNQSAQGIENEVYVRLVTPLGSYWAEPALGSRLHELRRMKDLPRMAVLAKQYAEQALQPILDARRARRINVATSLARRGWLQLDIAAVDASGRSLNLIHEVRLA; encoded by the coding sequence ATGGACGCTTTACTTAATCCCGCCACCGGCGACTACTTATTAAACCAATCCGCTCAAGGTATCGAAAACGAAGTCTATGTGCGGCTGGTTACCCCGCTGGGCAGCTACTGGGCAGAGCCCGCGCTGGGCAGCCGCCTGCACGAATTGCGCCGCATGAAAGACCTGCCGCGCATGGCGGTGCTGGCCAAGCAGTATGCCGAGCAGGCCTTGCAACCTATTTTGGATGCCCGCCGCGCCCGCCGCATCAATGTGGCTACCTCTTTGGCACGGCGCGGCTGGCTGCAGCTGGATATTGCGGCGGTGGATGCAAGCGGCCGGAGTTTGAATTTAATCCACGAGGTGCGGCTGGCATGA
- a CDS encoding phage baseplate assembly protein V — MDIKTIDKRIKQAFNTVRQGFRGKVARVKAAGGVQKIQVEGLDGETVQDLEHAENFGFTSNPPAGSDCVVVPLGGKTSHGIIVTTTNGAYRITGLSDGETAVYNADGAKMVLKKGRVIEIDCDKLNIKAPGGVNITSEKVECSAVLTAQGQINGNGGMAVQGGSGTTFIGNVDMVGNLNTTGALTNNGKDVGSNHKHTETNGSETGEVI; from the coding sequence ATGGATATTAAAACCATAGATAAGCGTATCAAACAGGCGTTTAACACTGTCCGGCAGGGCTTTCGCGGAAAGGTTGCCCGCGTCAAAGCAGCGGGCGGTGTGCAGAAAATCCAAGTCGAAGGCTTGGACGGCGAAACCGTGCAAGACTTGGAACACGCCGAAAACTTCGGCTTTACCAGCAATCCGCCCGCAGGCAGCGATTGCGTCGTCGTACCCTTGGGCGGCAAAACCAGCCACGGTATTATCGTTACCACGACAAACGGCGCGTACCGCATTACCGGTTTGTCTGATGGCGAAACAGCGGTTTATAACGCTGACGGTGCCAAGATGGTGTTAAAAAAGGGGCGCGTCATTGAGATTGACTGCGATAAATTAAATATTAAAGCACCTGGCGGCGTAAATATTACTTCGGAAAAAGTTGAATGTTCTGCGGTATTAACCGCGCAAGGCCAAATCAACGGCAATGGAGGTATGGCCGTGCAAGGCGGTAGCGGTACGACATTTATCGGCAATGTGGATATGGTCGGCAATTTGAATACTACCGGCGCATTAACCAACAACGGTAAAGATGTCGGCAGTAATCACAAACATACTGAGACCAACGGTTCGGAAACCGGTGAAGTCATTTAA